In Carassius auratus strain Wakin chromosome 37, ASM336829v1, whole genome shotgun sequence, the DNA window CGAGTggcaacaacacaaacaaatcagAAAGCGATCAAGAGGACAATGATGATGTCAATGACAATGACTGGTCTTATGGGGCAGAAAAGAAAGGTGAGTCTGTAATATATCATCTTTCTTTGCAGTATTGTAGATATTGCCACTCAAGGGATTTCACTGCATAAATAGTAACTGCAACTAGAATTTATGAATGTATGAGTGTTTTGAATAAttgtcatatttaatatttttctttctagCCAAGAAGAGAAAGTCAGATAAGgtatttttacattctttgaaaCAGCCTGTGCCCTTGGTAAGTTTGTTTTTACTATTACAGATGTTCTGTTTGCTCTTAGATGGCCCCTCAGATTTGTAGCCACAGGATCTGGTGCAAAGCAAGTTAGAATTAGTTTATTAAAGGATGTAGAATTTTATCCACAATTCTTGTCAACAAGAATGTTTTGTTCAAACAGTAGCTGTCTAATAAGTGCTGGACTTTTGCATATTATACATGCCTTTTCCGTAACCTTGTCTCTTTGTTTCATTTTCATATCCTGGCTGCAAGCTAATAATGTTTGTTGTCTCTTTTCTTTCTGCACAGAATCCAAATTCACCAAGAAGATCCAAATCCATGAAACATAAAAATGGTAggtctgtgtttttctttcttgtgtgaAATCTGTAATCTATTCAAGTTTAAGACCCCTGGTATACTCACGGCGAAggtcttttttttgttcttcgcTTAGGGGTAGAAAGAAGTTTGAAATACCTAATCAGCAGTGGTATACTGTTAACAAACGTCCTAATGCTGCTGAAAGTGGCATttatatgaatatgtaaatatgtactgcatgctttcctctcaataaaaaaataaaacacaacagaaataaCAGCAATGGGGGGGGCAGCATTCAAGCATCTTATCATATTGACTTGGACATGTTTGCTTCATATCTGCACTTCAGCACTCCActcaaaaaacaacacatttattatACAGCTCTTTATACAGCAGAATGATTGAATAAATCGcccaaaaattaaacatttctgaaaatgtacCCACCCTGGCCATTCAAGTTATAGATGAGTTTACGCTGAAAACATTTGTATTAtctcttgctcaccagtggataatctgcagtgaatgggtgccgtcagaatgagtccacacagctgataaaaaaaatcacaataagcCATAtgactccaatccatcaattaacatcttgtgaaaagaAAAGCTGAGTGTTTCTAATTCATCATTAAGACTTTTTAACAGTGAAAATGtcatgtctgaatcaggagagcgatatgcacagatcaagcaccatttagaAGTGAAACAGTCCGAAActgttctaaataaatatgtctgCGGATTATGATGGTTTTTTCAATGGACGAActcgtattttggccagaagtgacagtttaCCATTCAAAttggatttgtttctttaaaacacaaatttcaACTCCACAAGACATTAACTGTAGAACTGAAGTCGTGTGAATAATGTGTagataattataatgtttttagcagctgtttggactgtcattctgatggcacccattcactgcagtttctACTATAAAGCAGCTCTTCAGTGTGTTCATGCATTTACTCACTTCTAACCTCGACAGACTGAAcagaagaaaggaaccagagagAATTTCCACGTCAAAGAAGGCAGAGGCTCAGAGCACACCTACTCATTATGCAATCATCACAGACTTATGGTAGTTCGAAGGTGTTTTCCAGCCGGAGCAAACCTTTACAGAAAGTTTGCTTTGGCAAGCTGTTTCGAACACCCAAAGCAAactccaaatgaaaaaaaaacgcAAGGACGCAGTTATTTTGAAATTGAACTTTTTTTGCTTAGTTGTCAAACACGACCATCTAGCGCATGTTTAcaaagaaaaacaatggaaatgcAGTGGAGtggaatataaaaacacattctgtGTCAACAGCCCCTTAAGCTGCATTCAACAAATCCAAGGTCCAATTTAAAAGGTTTACATGCTGGTTAAAAATGTTGTAAGTGATAATGTATGCTAGCAGTCAACAGTCTTTTAGTTATTtgaaagtttttgaaaataattttatttaactgtCTGGTGAACGGTTTTCTTGAAACTTTGCTGCGTTCTAAGCCACGTGTGGAGAACCAGgacagtttgtgtgtgttgctAAGAGATGAGACATTCTCTCAATAACACTGTGGGTAGCAGGAGTCACTAAATACCCACAGTGCCACACAGTTCACCTTATCACAGTCATTCAGTTTACCGTTTTTTTggtcctttttgtttttttgcacgaTCTCTCATATCCTGTTCATGCAGCTTTGATGGCTGGTCTCAAAAACGACACATCTAGGATAGAGGAACTTGCACGATTCTCTCAGGGAGGAAGTAAGAACTCATTGTATCAGCAGACAGACGCTGGGCCAGTTGAGCTCTCCCATCACTAAGGTGCAGGATTGTTTCTAAATGAACGATTCTCATATGGAATCTCTCATTCTGGGAGGATTTTGCAACagttaataattaaaagaaagatAAATCAGTGTAAACAGTTAACTATCAAATAATTACTACACAGGGTTTTATGACCTTTTTTGGAGAATCATGATCCAATAGAGTATTTTCTTCTCTCTGTAGTTTAATAGCCAAAGTGTGGTACAGTTGTACTATATTATGTCACTAGATctatagcactttttttttcaatagcaaGTTATTGATTGCAAAGACAGTTTGGCATAGATCTCCAAAAAGAATTAAGGCTTGAGAATATCTTTatcattgaaatgttttttttcttcaaaaatcttttcttttttcaattttttatgtTATAGATGTTTACAGTGTAAGGTGTCCTGTGCGGTCTCACTTTGTTTGTgactgtgtgtatatgtatttgaCTAGGTGAAAGATGCTGCTATCCTGTGAGCCGTACACTTATGGGCATGTCATGTAATAAAAAATCTGAACTCTGAATGTTTCATGTGTGTTTCAGAAATATGGGTgttgtaaatgcaaaaaaaaaaaaaaaaaattgcctgtaAGTCCCTTGGTAAAATGCATCACATGAGGCCTAGACTACTTTTGTGTTCATAGATAAGAAATGTGCAATTAATTAACTGGCTAGTTTTTGTCAATTAGTGCTGGTCCTCAAAATTGATTGTATGAGCTATTTTCTAAGACTCCTGATATTTACTACAACAAGAGTTGGGTAAGTGAATAAATAGCATTAAAGGAAATAAGCATTATGTCCAACAATGGCAACATTGCAGATGTTGTATATCTGGATTTCATTACTACTACAAATGTAATACCTACCCTATTATTTCAAATGCATTGTGAAAATGTTGACTCTTTTTATCACTGCTTGTCTGTCTGACAGCCGaatcaaattaacaaattaaatgtatttggaACATTGCTTTTGCTAAAATATAGAATACAAATCCCCcttagggattttttttattattattattttattctgtacaaTTTTGCATGCGAAGGCTGAAGAGTTGAGACCAATAAacgcacaaaaataataaaataattaattggaactattaaaaaaaaaatacacgtgTCCATATGcttaatatgatgattttataATGAAATTAATTCTAATCATTTTTACATTGATGCTGTTAGGCAGGAGAGGCAGACCAgccaaaaaaactttaaaaaactttTCATACAACAAATTGAGCAGCATCAAGACAGAGGGTATGATATGCATTTCCATATTCGAAACAAAAATTATTTGTACACcaaattaaactgattaaaaaaaaaaaaaacgaaacataGGTAGAGGAAAGTTAAAAGTGAAAGTTATTTGGCAACCCAGAGGGAGGAGATCTGAGAAGCCACACACACTGATAACTGTAGACATTGGTCGGGCTCTTAAAATGTTGTTGAGAGGCAACCATTAAGATAAATGGGTGTTTGACATGCTTTTAGAGGAAGAGTTGACACGTTCAACGGACATCGATCGACACGACAATTAGAAACAGAAGAATATATACAAGTTAGATATTTGAACGCGATGAGGTCACGAGGAACTTAAACGCTTTTAGAGTGACACGGTGAAGATTTCGGATTTGTTTCTTAACAATTATTAGCGGGAAAGGTAATCAAAAATGGCTTCTAGATTGGGTTTATCGGGTTTCCCCGTCAACTCCAGTACCCCAATAAACCCCAGCATGAACCCCATGAACCCGGGTCACAGCAGTGCCATGAGAATGTCAGCAATGCAGCAGAATTCACCCTACAGAGGGATGGGCAGCACCCCGAACCAGTACCTCCAAGTAAGTGTCGAAACCACTCTTTATTTGTTCTCTGAAGTGTTTAGCAACACGCCATAGCTTCAGTCTTCCCTACTGCCTTAAAATAGGAAGTGCCATATGCAGCAACGACGTTTTAATAGCATATCTATGACAATAAACAATGTCAGGTAATACAAGGATGCTGCtttacagaaatataaagagaaaagacttaaattttgaattaattatttttaagagcACTGTTTAGTGAAGCCGTCGAAGAACAAACATGTACTTCCGCGTTTGAGTCCCACCGTGACCACAACGCGCGTGCTTTATTTTGAGTTAAGTTGCCTCCAAATAATCGGTTTAGTCGCTAACAAAAAAGTGCCATGGtaactattacattttgtaatataccatGGTTTTACGATTATCTTTGGACTAGACATATACCTTTGTAATAGCATAGTATTTACTACGCCGTGGAGTAACGTTACCTCCCATGTGCCTCGTATGGTATCCACTAACTCGTGTCATGAGCTTATAAAGTTAAAAACAATCTGATATAATAACTTTACCATGGTATATGTTATTTTTGGTAACCAATAAGGTCCTATTAGTTGATGTTGCTTAAATTCATGAaccaaaatcaacaaaacagtCTCACATTTCTTAGTGTTTATCTtagttaacatttaattaaaatactgttCGTTGTTAGTTCATACTAGCTCAGGGAACAATATTAACAGTTACAAcatttgattataataataatttttaaaaaggatggttcacacaaaaatgaaaatcctgtcatcagtTACTCCCCATCTACTCATTCCAAGCTTATATGAGTTTCTTTTTCTGTTGAgcactaaagaagatattttgaagactgttggtatagctactgacttccatagtatttttatttgtgcCATATAAGTCAGTGGTTACCATAAAccgttaccaacattcttcagaagtTTCTTTTTTACTCCTACATAAAGTTTTTTCACTGCTTTACTTATAATAACAGTTTGCTATTTGTTAGTGTAACAATAGTAATACACAAATCACACCCACAGCGCCCAAGTATGTCACCCAGCCGGGGAATGCCAATGGGGGGCATGGGGTCTATGGGTTCCCCTCTACCTGGACCGTCTTATAGTGGAGCCATGCCCATGCGACCTGGGATGCCTCAAGCCGCGATGGACCCTGCCCGGAAGAGACTCCTTCAACATCAACAGCAGCAGTCTGGGGGTCCTATGGGTCCGAGAAGGGGGTAAATGCATTGAGTATATTTGTTTGTGCATGAATGGCAACATATTTAAAGTTACAGTAGCATTCATATCTCTTCAAAGTTACCATGTGAGTCTGGGCAATGAGGGCTTATAAACAAAGAAAGGTTTCATTATTGGAGCTTCAAGTAAGTCTGTATTAGTTGTGTTCATAATGTGGCAATATAGTGGTCTAGTTCTAAAAAAAAGAGCGGAATGTCAAGTATGATATTAAATCTAAGAAGAGCTTCTAAAGCAAAAATGATTATGATATGATTCTGCTTTGTGATAGAAAGTGTCTAGTAATGAACCCAAAGTGTCATCTGCCACCAGATGGGCATTTGTTTCTGGAGACCAAAGGCTTCTTTGTTCTTCTAGCTCAGAGActcatttgtttcattttccCGAAGAAGCATAGCATAGCTGTgaatttaaaaaatggtttaaagatGTCTCATAATATTAGCTAGAAGACTGAGCCATGGGGCagatttatttgatattattgaTGTTTGCTGCTGAGGCATTTTGAACACCACAACATGCAAAGGTATTAGCtgcttaccctcatgtcattccaaacctgaatgacttttgTTATTCTGTCacacataaaagaagatattttgagaaatgtctcaatGTGATCACCAAGACTTTTTGTCTacccatatttttcaaaatatcatgatttgtgttctgcagaaaatgatggtgaactatctctttaaccaTAAATATTAAACTTTGGTTGTTTGTGATACACTCATGAACAATTTATACCTACGATTGTCAAATGATTATGTAGTTGAGAGGAGAGATGTGCTACTAATGATCAACCAATCAGATGACTTTTAgtttttaagaataaaacaaGTGAAAATTTCATAAACATAAGGAGCGGCTCGAAAAAGCGATGTAAACGAACTAAATCTAATCATTTTAATAGGAGTCTGTGCGATTAGGTATTTTCGCACAAGGCCAATAAAGTTCCTCACAAAAAGTTCGCTCAAGGTAAAGTTGGTCTCGCAAAATTGGCATGTTCACCTACAGAGaaataattgttttgaaaatTATGTCTTTGACAAGTGACATGCATAGTCGCTTTATTGGCAATAGGCAGTAGACCTTTTTTCGTAAAttccatgagaaaaaaaaaatggtttaagaataattatgtggCATCCACTTCAGATCTCTAGGACTTTAAACTGTGCCTTCTGgatttgaaataacattttaacatatgTTCGTGTTGAGTCATGTTTCTAACACATCTGCTCTACATTTTCAGGGTGAAGAGGCGTAAGATGGCTGACAAAGTCCTCCCACAAAGGGTGAGTTTAACCAGAATAGTAttaatcacagttttttttaatgctaaagtACATACTTTCTCATAATTTTGGTGTTCTTCAGATCAGGGATCTGGTCCCAGAGTCTCAGGCTTATATGGACCTTCTGGCTTTTGAGAGAAAGCTGGACCAGACCATTGCTCGCAAACGAATGGAGATACAGGAAGCCATCAAAAAGCCCATCACGGTAGATGTGGTAGACTGGAGTTAGCAATTCAGAGATTAATTCTTAGTTCAACTACATTTAAGTTACATTTTGAAGCTACATTTCTATAGGAAAAGTCAAATGTATTTGaataagtagatttaatatgCATTATCTCTATGCTCTTTATTCTGCTCATCCAGCAAAAACGAAAACTGAGGATCTATATTTCTAATACCTACACACCTGGCAAGCCAGAAGGCGAGGAGGCTGAAAAAGTGTCATCATGGGAACTTCGAGTGGAAGGCAAACTCCTGGAGGATGTATGTAATGAGTTTCACTATGTGTTTGCAAAAATGTGAACCTGAAACAAGGTCAGAGATCACAGAATAAATAATTCTATTTGCAGTGTTTCATGGCAAGCAACAGTTGTAGATAAAGCTGACTGTGTCGGCCCTGTTCTTAATGCTTTTTATTTGGCAGCCTTGAGTCTCTTGGTCTGTTGGCCAGCTTAACTGCACTGGCTCATGTCCTCAGCTCACTCCTTCAAACCAGATGTGTTATAAGTTGTTCCATGTTCCCAAACTGTGAGGAAAAGGAATTGAAACTTTGGCCCCTTTCAAGAAATTAGTCCAAAAATTATAGTGTAAGGGTATATTTGCCAGCTGGAGGCCTCTGGCTGTGACGACGCCACATGAAAAGAGGAaatgattctttctttctttcgattACTTTCTACCTTAGTGGTCATAAGTCGAGTGGTACTGCAAAGGGAGGGACGGGCAAGGCATTGCGCAAGCTCATACTGGCGCAATAGCTGTTTGTGACTGAATGTGTGCTGCTTCtaaaataacccccccccccccctttcagtGTGGTCAGCTCCTAACAATGCAGTATCAATCAACAGCATGAACACATTGCAAAAAGACCTTGTGTTCTCTCTCCCCCTTTAAcctccttctttctttttctctgtctttatccttaGCCTGGGAAACAGAAACGAAAGTTTTCATCTTTCTTTAAAAGCCTGGTCATTGAACTGGACAAAGAACTTTATGGCCCAGACAACCACTTGGTGGAGGTATGATATTATGGAGTTATAAATTCATAGTTTAATACCTGGGTTTAACCCTAGAGGTCTGTCAaggtactgcacacacacacatacacagatgtaTATACATATGACTGACTTAAAAAGGACAgggtgttttttttgttctttttacagTGTCATCCTAAAATTACAAATCTGAGTTAATATGTCCCACAGTATAATTTAatctacttaaagggatagttaacccaaagaTAAaagtcctgtcatcatttactcaccctcatgtttgttggtggttgccattgattttgaaaaaagtcaatggcaactactaactgtttgattaccagcaatgttcaaaatatcttcttaacataagaaagcaacttgtaaatgatgagagaattttcatatttgggtgaactatcccttgaaatCCTGGTGGTCATGAATTTTGTCATTTACTGCACCTTGTTTGTTGTCTTGCAGTAAATTCCGTCATTACATCTGTATTcatattgttttctgtgtgtcTTAGTGGCACAGAATGCCTACAACTCAGGAGACCGATGGATTTCAGGTGAAGAGACCAGGGGATGTGAATGTGAAATGTACTCTCCTTCTCATGCTAGACCACCAGGTATCACATACATGTATAtgtcacacatacatacacacacacacacatataggctTGGGGCAAAAATCCCATCAAAATGAACAGAAATGCACCCCAAATTCAAGATAAAGGGCAAAAAATGCCCCTTCATAGTTGTATTTCTATTCTGATTGTGGCaatttaaagtgaaattaaaagtATTACCGTATTACATTTAGATCTGCTCACGCTGCATTCAAGATTGATGCATTCAAGCATAATTTTGAGCATTAGAACCAATTAAACATATGAGTTCAATGGCTAATCAGCAATGTATTTCCCTACAGTGGATTGAATGAATGTAAATTTGAAccgcaataaaaaatataattttgtctaCTTTTAGCAGTACACTAGCATATAAATAGCCTAAAAAATTTACAGACATGGATTAAAAGCCAAAAACGAATGGGGTCTTTAAAAGAAATCAAacttcaatttaatttatttcctaAGGTTGTTTGTTACAGAGATCTCTTTAATGATATGACCTCATCTTATCTTACTTTTCCTTCTACTTTACTTAGCC includes these proteins:
- the smarcd2 gene encoding SWI/SNF-related matrix-associated actin-dependent regulator of chromatin subfamily D member 2: MASRLGLSGFPVNSSTPINPSMNPMNPGHSSAMRMSAMQQNSPYRGMGSTPNQYLQRPSMSPSRGMPMGGMGSMGSPLPGPSYSGAMPMRPGMPQAAMDPARKRLLQHQQQQSGGPMGPRRGVKRRKMADKVLPQRIRDLVPESQAYMDLLAFERKLDQTIARKRMEIQEAIKKPITQKRKLRIYISNTYTPGKPEGEEAEKVSSWELRVEGKLLEDPGKQKRKFSSFFKSLVIELDKELYGPDNHLVEWHRMPTTQETDGFQVKRPGDVNVKCTLLLMLDHQPPQYKLDPRLARLLGVHTQTRASIMQALWLYIKSNKLQDCHEKEYIICNRYFRQIFGCPRMRFSDIPMKLAGLLQHPDPIIINHIISVDPNDQKKTACFDIDVEVDDPLKAQMTSFLSSTTSQQEITTLEMKIHETIESINQLKTQRDFMLSFSNNPQDFIQDWLKSQSRDLKLMTDTVGNPEEERKTEFYHSPWVKEAVGRYIFSKVQQRRQELEQVLGIRLT